From a single Okeanomitos corallinicola TIOX110 genomic region:
- a CDS encoding DnaJ domain-containing protein — MADSNHYEILKIKANASQAEIKQAYRRLVKMFHPDSHQETANHEEIIRINAAYEVLGDAQNRHQYDQKLRHNFQKSTIPKPKRNSEQKPYRKTRPTGRDADEQIEEWLRRVYKPVNRILLTILSSLEAQIEELAADPFDDELLDEFQDYLDSCREDLKDAQFKFRSLPNPPNFAAAAAHIYYCLSQVADGIEELAYFPLSYDERYLHTGQELFRIAKRLHREAQESVS, encoded by the coding sequence ATGGCAGATTCTAACCATTACGAAATCCTGAAAATTAAAGCTAATGCCAGCCAAGCGGAGATTAAACAAGCATATCGCCGTTTGGTCAAAATGTTTCATCCTGATAGTCATCAGGAAACGGCTAATCATGAGGAAATTATTAGGATTAATGCTGCTTATGAGGTTTTAGGTGACGCTCAAAATCGTCATCAATACGACCAAAAACTGCGTCATAATTTTCAAAAATCAACTATTCCCAAACCAAAGCGCAATTCTGAGCAAAAACCTTACCGAAAAACCAGACCAACGGGAAGAGATGCTGATGAACAAATTGAAGAATGGTTGCGTCGGGTTTATAAACCAGTAAATAGGATTCTTTTAACTATTCTCAGTTCTTTAGAAGCGCAAATTGAGGAATTAGCCGCAGACCCTTTTGATGATGAGTTGTTAGATGAATTTCAGGATTATTTAGATTCCTGTCGAGAAGATTTGAAGGACGCTCAATTTAAGTTTCGTTCTCTACCAAATCCTCCTAATTTTGCCGCAGCAGCAGCGCATATTTATTACTGTTTGAGTCAAGTTGCAGACGGAATAGAAGAGTTGGCGTATTTTCCGTTAAGTTACGATGAACGTTATTTACACACAGGTCAAGAATTATTTAGGATAGCTAAAAGATTGCATCGGGAAGCGCAAGAATCGGTTAGTTGA
- a CDS encoding TetR/AcrR family transcriptional regulator gives MQKIVVSLTTDTKEQIISVAERLFAERGFAGTTLRNLVSEAGVNLAAVHYHFGSKEDLFRSVVARFARPLVEQELALLEQLQAGQEMPSVEAILTALIKPNLEILAQDKDNLLVRAQFMGRCQTEPEPIKSIAAGEFAVSTKAFLDVLQRALPEQSRSQINWKFDLVIAALIRVLAEAGQPFALLQNTNSQDIQNATERLVKFLSPGMQC, from the coding sequence ATGCAGAAAATTGTGGTTAGTCTGACAACTGATACCAAAGAACAAATCATCAGTGTTGCTGAACGCCTTTTTGCCGAGCGAGGCTTTGCTGGAACAACATTACGTAATCTAGTGAGTGAGGCAGGGGTGAACTTGGCTGCTGTTCATTACCACTTCGGTTCAAAGGAAGATTTGTTTCGATCTGTGGTTGCGCGGTTTGCTCGTCCATTGGTTGAGCAAGAATTAGCACTGCTAGAACAGCTTCAGGCAGGGCAGGAAATGCCATCGGTGGAAGCAATATTGACTGCACTAATAAAACCCAATCTAGAAATTTTAGCCCAAGATAAAGATAACCTGCTGGTGCGCGCTCAATTTATGGGGCGTTGTCAAACTGAACCAGAACCAATCAAGAGTATTGCCGCGGGAGAATTTGCTGTGTCTACTAAGGCTTTTTTGGATGTGTTGCAACGCGCACTTCCTGAGCAGTCGCGATCACAGATTAACTGGAAGTTTGATTTGGTAATTGCAGCTTTAATTCGAGTGCTAGCTGAAGCTGGGCAACCATTTGCACTGCTCCAGAACACAAATTCCCAAGATATTCAAAATGCAACAGAGCGACTCGTTAAGTTTCTCAGTCCGGGTATGCAATGTTGA
- a CDS encoding Rid family detoxifying hydrolase — protein MDAEELLEKYAAGERKFHSVNLRGVDLKGVDLSGIDLTSADLTGVELNDANLTKANLHNTNLTRASLINANLSELVNGSSLNFTWADLSAANLSKAKLDGTNFSNANLDKVNFRGATLHSANFTNADLTNCDLIQTNNLNNVTIKNTNFKGSKLRGVNLANKDLSGINLAHADLSAANLNGVNFRKTCLQGTNLERADLQKADLMRANLDGTNLRRADLTGANIYGATFHKADLTGAIMPDGEVYTTDVDLDFMKPDAPLPKEIRDISMTRQVIRTDKAPAPVGPYNQAILASGQMLFVSGQIAIDPRSNTIVYTDDITKQTEQVMKNIEAILTEAGVTFNDVIKTGIFLADMNDFATVNQIYGRYFDLETAPARACVQVSRLPKDVLVEIECIAVIN, from the coding sequence ATGGACGCTGAAGAACTTTTAGAAAAATACGCGGCTGGGGAACGGAAATTCCATTCTGTAAATCTGAGAGGGGTAGACCTTAAAGGTGTGGATTTGAGTGGAATAGACCTGACAAGTGCAGATTTAACAGGTGTAGAATTGAATGATGCTAACCTGACTAAAGCCAATCTTCACAATACAAATCTCACCAGGGCATCTTTAATAAATGCTAATTTGAGTGAGTTGGTGAATGGTTCTAGTTTAAATTTTACTTGGGCTGACTTGAGTGCTGCTAATTTAAGCAAAGCAAAATTAGATGGTACAAATTTTAGTAATGCTAACTTGGATAAAGTCAACTTCAGAGGTGCTACTCTACACTCTGCAAATTTTACTAACGCTGACTTGACTAATTGTGATTTGATTCAAACTAATAACTTAAATAATGTCACAATTAAAAATACCAATTTTAAAGGATCAAAACTTCGAGGTGTTAATCTAGCAAATAAAGATTTATCAGGTATAAATCTGGCTCATGCTGATTTGAGTGCAGCAAATCTCAATGGTGTAAATTTCCGAAAAACTTGTTTACAAGGAACAAATTTAGAACGAGCAGATTTGCAAAAAGCTGATTTAATGAGAGCAAATCTCGATGGTACAAACTTGAGACGAGCAGATTTAACCGGCGCAAATATCTACGGTGCAACCTTTCACAAAGCTGACCTCACAGGTGCGATAATGCCAGATGGAGAAGTTTACACAACAGATGTTGATTTGGACTTCATGAAACCAGATGCACCATTACCAAAAGAAATAAGAGATATTTCCATGACTCGTCAAGTTATCCGTACCGATAAAGCACCTGCACCAGTTGGACCATATAACCAAGCTATTTTAGCTTCTGGACAAATGTTATTTGTATCTGGACAAATAGCAATTGATCCTCGGTCAAATACAATTGTTTATACCGATGATATCACTAAGCAAACTGAACAGGTAATGAAAAATATTGAAGCTATTCTGACAGAAGCTGGCGTTACATTTAATGATGTAATTAAAACTGGTATATTTTTAGCTGATATGAATGATTTTGCCACTGTAAATCAAATTTATGGTAGATATTTTGACCTAGAAACAGCCCCAGCACGTGCTTGTGTACAGGTTTCACGTTTACCTAAAGATGTGTTGGTCGAAATTGAGTGTATTGCTGTAATTAATTGA
- a CDS encoding Uma2 family endonuclease, whose translation MIITTQDYQITWEKLPDDYILPDDPVDNIYQPAQAAALTESLQLAGKRPPNCLTTTNYGICATLNGKIVVKAPDWAYIPEINTTKQEVYRSYTPQLQGDIPVIVMEFISDTDGTEYSNKPTYPPGKWFFYERILKVPNYIIFEPDRGELEVYRLEKNSEQYKIETPNQNQRYWIEEMKLYLGIWEGTREGFTTKWLRWWDEQGNLLLWSSELVEQEKQRAEQEKQRAEQEKQRAEKLAAQLRAAGIEPEN comes from the coding sequence ATGATCATCACCACCCAAGACTACCAAATCACTTGGGAAAAATTACCCGATGATTACATTCTCCCAGATGACCCAGTGGACAACATCTACCAACCAGCCCAAGCCGCAGCCCTAACTGAGAGCCTCCAACTAGCAGGTAAACGTCCTCCCAATTGCCTCACAACAACCAATTACGGTATCTGTGCCACGTTAAACGGCAAAATTGTCGTTAAAGCACCTGACTGGGCTTATATTCCCGAAATCAACACAACAAAGCAAGAAGTCTATCGTAGTTACACACCCCAACTACAGGGAGACATTCCAGTTATTGTGATGGAATTTATTTCCGATACCGACGGAACAGAATATTCCAATAAACCAACTTATCCACCTGGAAAATGGTTTTTTTATGAAAGAATTTTAAAAGTTCCTAACTATATTATCTTTGAACCAGACAGGGGAGAATTAGAAGTTTATCGCTTAGAGAAAAACAGCGAACAATACAAAATAGAAACGCCTAATCAAAACCAACGTTACTGGATAGAGGAAATGAAACTTTATCTTGGTATTTGGGAAGGTACAAGGGAAGGATTCACCACCAAATGGTTGAGATGGTGGGATGAACAAGGAAATCTGCTGTTGTGGAGTTCCGAGTTAGTAGAACAAGAAAAACAACGTGCTGAACAAGAAAAACAACGTGCTGAACAGGAAAAACAACGTGCAGAGAAACTAGCCGCACAACTGCGTGCAGCAGGTATTGAACCAGAAAATTAA